A part of Caretta caretta isolate rCarCar2 chromosome 1, rCarCar1.hap1, whole genome shotgun sequence genomic DNA contains:
- the UBE2N gene encoding ubiquitin-conjugating enzyme E2 N isoform X2, giving the protein MAGLPRRIIKETQRLLAEPVPGIKAEPDESNARYFHVVIAGPQDSPFEGGTFKLELFLPEEYPMAAPKVRFMTKIYHPNVDKLGRICLDILKDKWSPALQIRTVLLSIQALLSAPNPDDPLANDVAEQWKTNEAQAIETARAWTRLYAMNNI; this is encoded by the exons gaaACCCAGCGCTTGCTGGCAGAACCAGTCCCTGGGATAAAAGCAGAGCCAGATGAGAGCAACGCACGTTATTTTCATGTGGTCATTGCAGGTCCACAGGATTCCCCCTTTGAGGGTGGGACATTTAAACTTGAACTATTCCTTCCAGAAGAATATCCAATGGCAGCTCCTAAAGTACGTTTCATGACCAAAATTTATCACCCTAATGTAGACAAGTTGGGAAGAATATGTTTAGATATTTTGAAAG ATAAATGGTCCCCAGCTTTGCAGATCCGTACAGTTCTGCTATCAATCCAGGCTTTGCTAAGTGCTCCCAATCCAGATGATCCTTTAGCAAATGATGTAGCAGAGCAGTGGAAGACCAATGAAGCCCAAGCCATAGAAACAG cCAGAGCATGGACTCGGCTATATGCCATGAATAATATTTAA
- the UBE2N gene encoding ubiquitin-conjugating enzyme E2 N isoform X1: MAGLPRRIIKETQRLLAEPVPGIKAEPDESNARYFHVVIAGPQDSPFEGGTFKLELFLPEEYPMAAPKVRFMTKIYHPNVDKLGRICLDILKDKWSPALQIRTVLLSIQALLSAPNPDDPLANDVAEQWKTNEAQAIETVAPAPTHPQPRNVF; this comes from the exons gaaACCCAGCGCTTGCTGGCAGAACCAGTCCCTGGGATAAAAGCAGAGCCAGATGAGAGCAACGCACGTTATTTTCATGTGGTCATTGCAGGTCCACAGGATTCCCCCTTTGAGGGTGGGACATTTAAACTTGAACTATTCCTTCCAGAAGAATATCCAATGGCAGCTCCTAAAGTACGTTTCATGACCAAAATTTATCACCCTAATGTAGACAAGTTGGGAAGAATATGTTTAGATATTTTGAAAG ATAAATGGTCCCCAGCTTTGCAGATCCGTACAGTTCTGCTATCAATCCAGGCTTTGCTAAGTGCTCCCAATCCAGATGATCCTTTAGCAAATGATGTAGCAGAGCAGTGGAAGACCAATGAAGCCCAAGCCATAGAAACAG ttgcccctgctcccacccacccccaacccaggAATGTTTTCTGA